The Gadus morhua chromosome 16, gadMor3.0, whole genome shotgun sequence DNA window ggccaatggaatgttctgaaaaggcgttttaggctataacacCGTTTTAACACCGTTTTATCCACAGATATAAGTATATAAGTATAATTCCTTATAAGTATATAAGTATAATTCCTTTTTGCATGGGCAATTTGTGTAAATTAAgtgtaataaataaacaatatgagatgtttttcaatttttattcacgCTTAAAACACACACTATTTACACACTATTTACATTGTCCTCTGTTTCCTGAGATTTCAGGGATTTGGAGGTCATTCAGTGCTAGATAGgaatgaaagaaatgttaaTAATCCATGAAAGAAATGTTAATAATCCGTTTGTAATAGTCATTTGGATTGGGATGCACATTTTGTAAGCTAGGTTAATAAATGAGTAGGAGTATAGTCTAATGGGTAAAATCATAAGACTTGAAATCTccaaccaaattaaaacacataggcataatataaatatgtctgtAAGACTTAGTCTAATGGGTAAAATCATAAGACTTGAAATCTccaaccaaattaaaacacataggcataatataaatatgtctgtAAGACTTGAAATCTccaaccaaattaaaacacataggcataatataaatatgtctgtAAGACTTGAAATCTCCAACCAAATTAATACACATAGGCATAATGTAAATATGTCTGTTAGTCTGAGTGTTCTGTAGTTGGGAGTTGGCTGAAGGCCTTCATATAATTAAGTTGTTTTGGTTGGTAATCTGCATTTTTTGCTCAGTGTAGCGTTAGGGTCtgtgttattttattaattatataaagcaaaacccctcttccattttaaaatagtatgtacataataggcctccatctttgttatacttttaaaatgtccctatatagcctattttatagctgaAAACAGGAATTCGAAATgcaattattgattgcatttttcgtaaatagttagttggaaggaatctgtttcttaagcaataacattgaactgaattttttaggcctacatacgtttactatgttactatggtattatatggagcaatcttacatatttatgacgtttccagatcaatacagttttataacagataattcaatacgtgaagatttggtgacagaggtaaagcatcttcttttaaatattataagccttggtttagttattcagttctgttggattccagcccaccatggaatatatggccatgaaattgctgataaattagctaaaagatactaacctaattaggagaatttaaccttaattatatattttttttattttgtatttttatttattcatttcttttgttagtttgttttattttgtttattttgtttcgttagtttggttttttctttgaatttgtttttatgatttaaagtatcatttgccaacgtccttgtcacaaactcctgtgtaggagtagttgttttggtagctttctggaacgctaatactcttatctcgctgaaatcttgacggatttacaaacggtttggtttcttagttctgcctcgttgtagttgttttggtagcggctagattagcatgtcgcgatactacaggggatcacgtctgcgccgagtagatgcgcagagggttgaaacagcgacacgagttgtttaatgttcacaatgtatcgtttttcatggggaaaatgagatgcgtccccgggactgGGACAAAATATTAAACCCGTGTTGATAAAACGCCATTTTGTTATCTGTTCAGGCGTGGTTCAGGTGTGGGCGTGGTGTACTCCCATGGTGCTTCGCGATACACTCAGGGAATGACTAGCGCGTCAGCAACGGCGCACGGCTCACTCTGACCGGATTTTCTCTTCTTGAGACATCTTTGTTCAGATAGAcccttttcctctcccttccacggATTAATATTGTGAGCGGATTCATTTGAGTACGTTCTGTCTTTCAACTTTGCGGTTCAACCAAAGAAGTTCGTTGTCAAGGTAAGTCCTGATGAAATGGATAATTATGCTTGTCCGCCATTTTGTATGCATCTTGTAAGTCGCGCATGGGACCCacgaccatagatatatatcctTATGAAATGGATAATTATGTTTAAAGTATTAGGTTTGCTTTTGATGCAGTAATTGCAAGCAAAGGATTTACGAGAAAATATTAAAGCCCCCTGTAATAGTTTGTGTGGGGCGCTTTGTGgactacggcggcgtctaggccgccagccatcttaccacagaaaagctttctggaacgctaatactcttatctcgctgaaatcttgacggatttacaaacggtttggtttcttagttctgcctcgttgttttggtagctttctggaacgctaatactcgtatctcgctgaaatcttgacggatttgcaaacggtttggtttcttagttctgcctcgttgtagttgttttggtagcggctaaattagcatgtcgcgatactacaGGGATCACGTCTATGCAAATATTTGGCTTTAAATTTGGATTGTATCTGtgcaatgtgtttttaaatgctgaaaagtcgtgttacattcactttttacacgcacacatccgcccaacagtctaaactccaccatatgcaatgtgttttaaatgctgtgctgttggtcatgtgttgaaagatcgtccgccgttcaactcaaggtgaggtgctggttatattgctaatgctgggttttgacttgcataaatacatctctgtacagggtggggttttcaacatgcagcctttcttgatgtatatttgtaaagggaaatcttgtacctattttgaaacattctatttttcttattgtgaaatcattatggtgcggccacaccagacgcgtatctcgcgtactttttacgcgagatacgcgcgtaaaatgttgcttgaccattttgtgtcaaaaatggtcgcatacgcgctatacgcgctatacgcgcctacgtcactcgcctagatgagtccatgtccatgcaagtgaacggagcgttccctcttcctcataactatcaaaccaaacatccttcacattcaccgagcgaacattacgaaagtaaaatgcacatttctcgctaaaaatgtttccataaacgcatttaatggcgtaactatgttactatttccacccagaataaagaaagttgtcggccgtggctgcgctggagtccgaggtaggaaaccccaacgccgccgtgtttgggtgatagagtttagatcgggttagattaaataatctcggatataaataacaataatcgggttaaataacttcacatggtgtgtctggtgtgtttcccagcagagaaatagtccgccaagacgttgaggttgcttagtaaccagagactctgtccatgcaagtgaacggagcgttccctcttcgtcataactatcaaaccaaacatccttcacattcaccgagtgaacattatgaaagtaaaatgcacatttctcgctagaaatgtttccataaaagcatttaatggcgtaactatgttactatttccacacagaaaaaaggaagatgtcggccgtatgcttctgtccaagctcactactctctgccagtgacgtcgggtcaagctcaacgctgattgggcaatgcgtgtctcgtcagacgcgtatctcgcgtacttcgcgtaaaaagttcaattttttgaactcttttgaaatgtacgcgatatacgcgcgtatagcgcgtattgcgcgtaaatatacgcgctatacgcgcgtaaaatgttgcttaatacgcgaaatacgcgtaatacgcgtaatacgcgcctaaaccaatggttccctatggagaaaatggcgatttcatacgcgaagtacgcgagatacgcgtctggtgtggccgcacctttagatGCCTCGTGCCTCGCGCGCTTCGTCTCTAGCCAAGATGAAGTGGAAGAGGATTCTTCCCATGGCGACGACTCCGGCCAGAGGCTTCGTGCCTGGTATGTAGTCGTAAAGATACAATGATGCATGTTTTCAACTCATTTATATTCCTCAGAATTctattgcatgaatgtgtgatgtttgacttttagatcaacagctcgagataagttattcattttagttttgcGTTGAATTTGTCTCTTTATTAGTGCGTGGCACGGGAGCTCGTCACCGTGTCAAGCCTTGGCCTGTCTCTGCCCTCACTGGGAAGTTCCATCGATTGGATCTCCCTCCTGAGTCTCCAGTTAAGCAGGTAAACTTGTCAAAGACCTTTcagaaaataatatataatttagctgtggaatatgtttggagtggaatgacaactttttatttgtccttatttatagtttgtgctgtttgtgggCGACTCGCATCTGCGTGCGTTGGTTGACCGTTACGTGAGGATGCCAGACGGTTGCCTTTCGTTTGGGTTCCTGTCTACGCCTGGTGCGTCTGCCGCTGAGCTCCGCACTGAGTTGCTGAACGCAGACATCCCCAGAACCCCCGACATCGTTTGCTTGCTGGCTCCAAGCAACAACCTCACGGCGACGCCCGGCATCGAAGCGGCTGGAGTTGCCTTCGATGGACTTCTGAGAGCTGCCCGCAGTCGATGGCCTAAGGTAGTttttgtgttacaaaataaagtgtatttaAGGCAGACTATTTAACAGAATTGTATAGTGTGTAATCCAAAACTTTTGTGCGGATCAGGTGTTTGTGCTCGATTTCCCTCCCCGGCTGGCGAGTGAATTGGCACCGCAACAATTCCTTCGAGAGGAGTTTCGTCGCGTTGCAGCAAAGAACGGTATGTAAAAATGATTAAGAGATAATGTCAGTATAGAATATCTTTGTAGGAAAGCTTTTAGTGTATCAACACCACCTCTTGGTACCACGTGTAAAATATGTATGTAGTGTatggtttaatatttgttttcttctgcagATGTAAAGTACTGCGTCACAGCTGACCGCTTTCCGCTGGACTCGCGTGCCTTGTGGAGTCGTGATGGGGTAAGTCGTGTTATAACTTGGCCCGTGAGAAATTCATGTAATGTCATTTTTATATGGCGAAAGCagtttatttcaataataaccCGTGCTTCTCATTATAATAGATCCACCTGAGTGACGATCTGGGGATGCCGCTTCTCGCCAAGCTTCTGTGGCACTTCTCCTTTCGGCAGCTACAGTCACCTCTGCCTGTTACACCAccgcctgtctctcctcccaaGTCACCCCCGACTGTGAGACCCTTTGCTACCACCGTGGTTGTGAAGGGAGAAGTTTCACGTCCACGTCCCCTTGACCCCTTCAAGGAAACTGTCGTCGGACGTCGCGGAAAGGTAAAAGTTATACAATTTTGAAGAGCTTTAGTTTTAGTTAGGCCACATTTATTGAatacttatgccgcttttccactgcatggtaccagctcgacacgactcgactcagctcgccttttttgcgtttccaccgcgaaaacatggtatctggtacctgaagtggctgctttttctagtaccgcctcgctctaggttccaagcggctgagccgatgctaaaaggtgacgtcggcagacggccggccactgattggccagagagtgtgacgaagtcacgagagcgacatggcaaccatgctggtaacagccatagcagcgccgcagccaacatattccacttcttcaacatgccagctaataatacgaacacgaataccatcgcatcgatgttctccattgttgttatgtgggttctgtccatgtgtgggttacgtaggtgttgtttgcgtcgcatacaaaaatacgtcacggccctttcgcgcagccgaccccgcccacgtcccggaggtactatttgcggtggaaaaggacccgcgctgctaccgtgtcgagtcgtgtcgagtcgtgtcgtgtcgagtcgagctacatgtgcggtggaaaagcggcataatcCTCCCTATGTGTTTATAGCGCAGCCAACCTGAGTCCTGGGATGCGCCTGAGGACTGGGATCAGTCTTCCGTGCGGATCCTTCCTCATGAGGTTTGTACATTGGTATGATAGCTGAAAGTAAATTAAACCGTCATGATGCGTAcatttgttgtttcatttaaatgctattcCTATAAGACAAGGCAAATGGTCAATGGCTcaattctgttttttatttctaggtttgtgtgcctcctctggtcctgaggGAGTGCTTTGTCGTGCTAAACCCTATCCGGTTTAGCACTGACAAGTTGGCTGCGATGGATCGCATTGTTCCATCCAACCTTGACGTCCCCATGGGGAATCGCTCAAAGGTAATTTGTGTGATTTTAATATTAACtgtttgtgagtgcatacaTATTAATAGCGCCTGTAATCCTATATGACAAGCTTTACATTGTATGGTACAGATAGTTGCATTGATAATAAAAGTGTTATATTTCATTAACTGTTATCATTTCCGTTCTCTTCCATTATGATAGAAACGGAAGGTGGCACATGGAACCACGGCTGTGGTCTCCAAAGGAAAGAAGGCCCGCCTTGAGGTTGGTAATTTCTCAGTGAAATATGTACTTGTTTTTTGGTTGAAACACAGGAACAACTATTTTCTGATTTCGCCTTTAACACAAGAGATAGTCCAACATTCTCTGTGTAGGTATTGTTTTGCCAatgatttacaattattttccagGCACTTCAAACTCCAGCAAGGATTGCCAAACCTTCGAAGCTGGTACCTCCCCCTCGACCTGTTCCAGAAGCTGCTGTACCAGCTACTCTGGAGGGCgtacctcctcctcgacctgtTCCAGAAGCTGCTGTGCCAGCCACTCTGGAGGGCAGCGTCTTTGTGCATTCGAGCAAGGTAATTTGCATATTTTCTCTAAGTTCCCTTTAAGAAAGTGTAATTTTGGGTTTCCGTTTCTCAATTGTAATGTACATATAATTCTTACTATGTCTTTGCAGTTTGCTCAACCGGAGGGGGATGACAAGActctgtgtgttgatgagtgGCCGTTTCTTCAAACAGAGTTTTGTGAGGTAAAGGAATGGGGGGAAAAAGAGAGCATCttgtaataatttaatatttgggttttgttgttaaatttgtatGTTGCGCCACAAAATACAGGCGTGCACAACACTATGTTTGTTACTGTTTTAAATAAACTACATTAGCAGTAAGTTCTTTGAACTGCCCACTTTTCTATTTTCATACAATTGTATCTCTCATGATAATTTTGCTCCCTTACCTCATTGTAGAAGGTGAACCAGCCAACTGCTCGGGTTGTCTCtggacagagaaaacaagaggagccaacaccttgggggccaaaagttgtgatggcccaggctgataaaccaacagccaatgagaccagcttcttgggatgttcaaccaaggtaatgacaacaatataaaaaatgatttgCAAATAAGCAATCAATCTGTTCCAGGATCAGTATCtagaaacatttacatttttacttcataattacaatcaacatagtttaactgtttttaacatgttcttggtaatatctacacactatgaattggaaatgtcaagaaggttggctgatgaacttgttgtgctcattttaattatttaaactgaAAGAAAAGTTTTCTTTGTCCTTAATTCTGTTCACCACAATACACCAAATGTCCCCTTTTCTATGGCATGTAGGGGTAAACCtaaatttttttaacattcgtaATGTTTGTGATTGCAGATGACAGACATTGAGGACCATGAGCCATTTGAACCAGCACCTGAGGTCACTGCGAGCAGTCAGCAGGTATGTAATTACTAGTGGAAAAATTGTATACCAACGGGAAAAGCCACAGCGTAAGAgacccattttgttttgatgtgtttattCTTTTAAAACATTGATATGGTGTAAGTGTACAGTTCTGACTAATTTGCCTATactatgtacattttcaaattactTACTGGGAACCACcatgcttttaaaaacactgaaTCGTCATTTCAGCAGAGCCCGCCTGAGGACAATGGCCAGCTTGAAGATCCTCATGTAACACTTGGCAATCAGAAGgtacttatttttaacatgttattCCCTGTTCCTTGTGAGTTTTCCTGCCATTTATTAGATCTTGGAAATTAGTTAAAGTAATGTTAATATCATGTACAATTCCGTTTTCCCATTATACACAGCCATGAACTACAGCTGATTGATTCCTAGCCTTTTTTTATGAATTCCTTGTTAATTTCGATATAAACTATTGGTTACACTCCTTTTTGATTGAACTACTCTTGTGTTTTTAGGCACCCTGTGATTTTGCAACTGCCAGAGCTGCTacatcaagtcatgtgacttatGACAACCCTGGGTGTATTCAAGGATCATTTGACCAGAGCAGCCACATATTCGGGGAAAATGCAGGTAAGCAGTGTGCTACAAATGGCATAGCGGCGATTATGACCCACACCACCCATAgcgttctcaaatggaaaaaaaagaacattcatcATATTCTAAAACAAGGTAATGGCTTGTACACATCTATgctagaaaataaggaaatcagTGCAGCCAAAACCAGTGGGCATATTTTCATTTCCGAGTTACccagacactgcaaattaaacaataaattatttagtTTGGAATATTTTGATACACTCACTGGAAGTCTTGATCAAAAGCATGATTATGACGCTTCTATGCAAAACATAGCCATGTCTTTTGAAGAGGCTATTCAGAAGAcactgctgcagacagacacatgcttgcTCAACATCCAAGGAAGTGTCTGTGCCGTTTTCAAGGTCGAAACTGCTTTTGCAGTTTTCGATCCTCATTCTCGTAGTACTTGGGGTTCGGTTGCACCGGATGGAACCAGCATAGTAGCGCACTATGCTACTGTGTATGAGTTGTATGACCATATTAAGAACCTTGTCAATTCCTTATACCAAAATCATCCACATGATTTTGATATCCCAAACAAGGTGTTTGAAGTCACTGGTGTGAAAGCTGTTGAGGTAAACTCACCATTTACTGATTTAACTGCACAGCCTGAAGCCAGCACTTCGGCACATGACGGTACTTTGGACACTGACAGTGACTCTGATCTCTGTGTCCTTTCGGTAACAGATAGAAATTCCCTTGCAGTAAACGCGTCTTTTTCCCTTGAAACTGTGCAGCCTGTAGCAAACACTTCTACATGTGACACAACTGTAAACATTGACAGTGATCCTCCAATTCACACAGAGGGTGCATCAGATGTCTGTATAATTTCTGTAACAGATAGCCCCAATATAATATTTACTGGATTGACattaagggaaaaaaacaggatCTGCAACAAACTGAATATCGTACCAAGTTTAGATCAAAATATTGTTGTACAAACCTTCGATATGGCACAGCCTGAGCCATGCCAAACAACATCCATTGAAGGTGACGGTAATTGTTTCTTTCGTTCTCTTTCGTCTGTATTGAGTGGTTGCGAGTCACATCACAAGGCCTTTCGAAAGGCTGTAGTGAATCACGTCTCAAATAATCCACTTCATTACATTACTTGTCTAAGACGGCAATTTGCTTCTGTGGAGCAATATCTCAGGGACtcaaaaatgaaatatgttgGATCTTGGGCAACAGAGTTGGAAATACAAGCTTCTGCAGATTTGCTCTGTATTGATATTTACACATACAGTCAACAGAAATGGATTACTTTTACGGCGAACATTGAGCCGATTTTAAGAAAAGCTATATATCTGAAACACTGCAACGAATGCCATTATGAACCAATTGCATGTGTCAAAGGTAAAACCTCTCATACATGCTTTAGTTTAACTAGCTTCTGTGAAATGTCGCACAAAATGTCCAATGCAGACCTTGTTTCACCAAGTAAAAAATTTACTGATAAAGTAAAAAATCAAAGAAAAAGTAAAGCGTATGCTGAGGACACAGAATTTAGGCAAGTTAAAAAGCTACAAACTCAACAAAGATATAAATGTGATGAACAGTATCAAGCAAAATTAAAAAACAGTAGTATCGAAAGATATGCTAATAATCCTGCCCATCGTAACCAGGTGAAACAAAGAATTGTAATCAAATACAGAGAAGATCCGGCTTATAAACCCTCTTTAATTGAAAAAATCACTCAAAAGAGACTTAATCTAACCCTCTTAAAACACAATATCGACTTTGTAATTGAGCTCTTCCAAGAAGAGGTCAAACATGGACCAGaacatgtttgttgtgtatgtcacagattattgttccgaaagcaagtgaaaTTATGTGACATAACTTCATATGAATCCAAGGCTTCATCTGTGTCAGCAATTGCAATACAATGCATTACTACAACATATCTCCATCAATGTGATATTGCATGTTTAACGCCATGCACACTAAAACAGACAGTTGCTGGGAAATTGTGGATATGTTTCAGTTGCAACTCCAAGTTACTCAGTGGTAAGATTCCCCAGGAGAGTGCTATGAACAATATGGCATTAGATCCAATTCCGGACGAATTAGGCACACTGAACTCATTAGAACAACACCTGTGCGCATTGAATATTCCCTTTATGCGACTTGTGGCATTGCCACGAGGTTCTCAGAATTCTGTCCATGGGCCGGTGACTTGCGTTCCATCAAACAGCGATGTAGTCACTTCAGTTCTCCCAAGGCTAGAAAATCAAGATTTAATGATCcgaataaaactgaaaagaaaacttacttataaggggcattatcagtatcaatatgtgcacactcaaaaaatccaaaatgcgattgcatgtttaaaggacatgaATAAATGGTATAAGGACATAGACTTTAACGCAGAATGGGAAAATCCCTTGCCAGAAGATGCATGTTCTGTTTTGAAAGAATGCAACCCAGTTAATGACACTCCATCTGCACCTGTAAGCATTGACATTACAACTCAATCAGACCAGGTGTCGGATGATGAAGAAGCTGACCACATAtatgaaactcaaacacacggGTTACTCTTGGACACATGTTTGCAACCAATAGATATCGCACAAGAAATATTTGATCAGCATTTCGAAAGTGTTTTATCAATAGCTCCAGCTGAGGGCAACAGTCCTGTTAGGCTGCTGACAGATAAGGGCAATGAAGCAAAATGTTTTCCAACTCTTTTCCCCAAAGGGACAGGTACATTCCATGATGCACGGCCCCACAGGCTCACTCTCAGTAGATACATCAACACACGAATCCTAAATGCTGATGGGAGGTTTAGCAGCAACTTGGACTACATTTTCTATGCTCAATATTTATCTGAGGTCAATCAGGTTGTTTCCAAGGTGTCCATAGCACTGAGAAAAGGTTACCATGCAGGGGAATCATTGGCTATAACTTCTGCCATGCTTTCAAACAAAGACTATGTACAAAATGTCTTAAAAACCGATCTCGGTTACAAGTTCCTTCAACCGATCCGAGGGACTCCAGTTTTTTGGCAAGGTGTACAGAAAAATCTATTTGCTATGGTTCGTCAGCTTGGTGTCCCTACTTGGTTCTGTTCATTTTCATGTGCTGATTTACGCTGGACTGAACTCATTGATGTTTTCATGAGACTACAGAAAATACAGGGAAATGTCAACGACCTGGACTGGTCACAGAGGTGCAATTTACtcaaaactaatccggttaccgCGGCAAGAATGTTCCAACACAGGTTTCAGACTTTCCTAAATGACGTCATCAAGTCACCAGCTAACCCCATTGGTAAAGTTATCGACACATTTTTTAGAGTTGAATTCCAACAACGCGGCTCACCCCATACTCATTGTCTGTTCTGGGTAGAAAATGCACCGAAAATAGGCAAAAACACAGACCAAGAAGTCACACAATTTATTGATAAATACATCAGTTGTGAACTCCCGCCAGCAACCGACGCATTGCATGAAGTTGTTTCCAGCGTTCAAAAACACAGCTCCAAGCACTCAAAGAGTTGTAGGAAAAAAGGCACAACATGCAGATTTAACTTTCCACGTCCTCCAAGCAACCACACCTTTCTTTGTAGAAGTAAAACAGACGAGAACCAGGAGGTAACAGACGCTGATCCGATAGACGTCTCTATATTAGAAAtgcgaaaagaaaaagaggtggCTAAAAGTGTCATGACAAGGGTCAAACATGCTCTTTCAAGTCCAGACCTAACCTtcgacactgtggatcagctaTTTGCTTCCGTTAACATcacccaggaaatgtttgaaaatgcctaccgattgacaaccaataaaaacgcggttgtacacaaacgcaacccatcagatgtttacgttaatcaatacaacaaagaccttttgcgttgctgggatgccaacatggacatacaatatgtctgcgatgcttttgcttgtgtagtatacataatatcctacatctcaaaagcagaacaagacatgggcttattgttacaacatactcaaaatgaaatgaaaaaacatggaaatttagatgcaaaacaaacactcaataaGTTGGGAAGTGTCTTTCTCCACAATCGCGAGGTCTCAGCTCAAGAAAGTGTTTATCGAGTTACAAACATGCATCTCAACGAATGCTCAAGACTGGTCACATTTATCCCTACTGGTGAAAATACCGTCAGAATGAGTTATCCTCTCAGTGTCATTCAAAGCAAAGCAGAACAGGGTGACACGTCAACAGAATCGATATGGATGACGAGCATAACGGACCGCTACAAAAACCGCCCCCAGGGCGCAATTTTCAATGATATTTGTATAgccacatttgtttcaaaatacAGAGTTTTGTACGGGAAAGAGCAGCACAGCAATGGCTCTGTTAAACTGGAAAATAACGCTGGCTTTGTTAAGATGAGAACTAGGGGATCTGATGCTGTTGCTAGATACGCTCGTTTCTCACAAACCAAATATCCAGAAAAACACTACCAAAGTTTGCTACAATTGTTTTTGCCTCATTATTCAACAGATGAGTTAAAACCTCCACCGTACAACAGTTATGAGCAGTTTTACAGGACCGGTTCCATCACTAACAGCAGCAATACAACGCAAAGTGTTAAGGAAGTTGTAGATTTGAACAGATCCCTGTTTGAAGTAGATGCAGATGAGCTCGACAGATGCCAAGAGGTTGCAGGGCACCACGGGGCTCACGACGAGGCATGGGCAGACCTTTGCCCTGAATCTGAGTTGGAGCGATTAGAATGTCAGGAGGAGATGTCTAACAACAACGacacaaatcaaaatgaaagagaagCCATACCGGACTTGCAGTCGGACACAAAGGCAACACTGTCTAAAGAATTTCCCACACACTCGATACAAAGAGCTGAAGGTCTGTCCATTATGCGCACGTTAAACGAACAACAGACTCAAATTTTTTACAAAATCCGCGCATGGTGCCTTGACAAAGTCAATGGCAAAAACCCTGACCCGTTTCGCGTATTCGTTTATAGGGGGAGCAGGCACAGGAAAGTCCCACCTGATTAAAGCTGTGTACTACGAGTCATGCAGACTCTTTGCAAGAATGTCCATTAATCCAGACGACACTCATGTTTTGCTAGCTGCTCCTACAGGAGTAGCAGCATATAATATCAACGGAAGCACAATACACAGCACCTTTGCTATTACTACCACTGCCAAACTGCCATATCAACC harbors:
- the LOC115528917 gene encoding dihydrolipoyllysine-residue acetyltransferase component of pyruvate dehydrogenase complex, mitochondrial, whose amino-acid sequence is MDRIVPSNLDVPMGNRSKKRKVAHGTTAVVSKGKKARLEALQTPARIAKPSKLVPPPRPVPEAAVPATLEGVPPPRPVPEAAVPATLEGSVFVHSSKFAQPEGDDKTLCVDEWPFLQTEFCEKVNQPTARVVSGQRKQEEPTPWGPKVVMAQADKPTANETSFLGCSTKVMTTI